In a genomic window of Leifsonia xyli subsp. cynodontis DSM 46306:
- a CDS encoding helix-turn-helix domain-containing protein, with amino-acid sequence MVTISITEEVAYRVAAMITRQGMKKNYIAKAVGIPPTTFKRKIDGFTDFTVSEIDRIARVLGIAPAELLPQSMRTAA; translated from the coding sequence ATGGTTACTATATCGATCACTGAAGAGGTCGCGTACAGAGTGGCCGCGATGATCACCAGACAGGGGATGAAGAAGAACTACATCGCCAAAGCGGTAGGGATCCCGCCGACCACCTTCAAACGAAAGATAGACGGCTTCACCGACTTCACCGTGTCTGAAATCGACCGCATAGCGCGTGTTCTGGGAATCGCGCCGGCAGAGTTGCTACCTCAGTCGATGAGGACGGCCGCGTGA
- a CDS encoding phage antirepressor N-terminal domain-containing protein codes for MTELVRVPFRGGEVLAVDIDGKPFVALRPAFEVIGLDPDKQIKKIQARSWACTSVTAVQLPGSSQHRNIVVSDVRTFLMALAAIPDSRVKPEVRDLLIAYQAEVADVIEAYWTNGGAVNPRASQEQLSSLVSLAKGQMAVLELGRNILPREWLEAKAKIVAARALGETPQISSDDLPLYVEDFLRQRGLDATRVKAIRSPFGRRLSTKYREKHGRPPEKTPAEVGGRPRQVNVYYGRDRPLFEVTWAEHFAPVFEDAS; via the coding sequence ATGACGGAGCTGGTCCGTGTCCCCTTTCGCGGCGGAGAAGTACTTGCTGTTGACATTGATGGTAAGCCATTCGTCGCGCTGCGGCCGGCGTTCGAAGTGATCGGGCTCGACCCCGACAAGCAGATCAAGAAGATACAAGCGCGTTCATGGGCCTGCACCTCCGTTACGGCCGTACAGCTCCCCGGAAGCAGCCAGCACCGGAACATAGTCGTAAGCGACGTGCGAACCTTCCTGATGGCACTGGCGGCAATCCCGGATTCTCGCGTGAAGCCTGAGGTGCGTGACCTCCTGATCGCCTATCAGGCGGAGGTAGCGGATGTTATCGAAGCGTACTGGACCAATGGTGGCGCTGTGAATCCGCGTGCTTCCCAGGAGCAGCTTTCAAGCCTGGTGTCGCTCGCGAAGGGCCAAATGGCTGTTCTGGAATTGGGGCGAAATATCCTCCCCCGTGAATGGCTGGAGGCAAAGGCGAAGATCGTTGCGGCGCGAGCCCTGGGTGAGACACCTCAGATCAGTTCTGACGACCTTCCGCTCTATGTTGAGGACTTCCTGCGTCAGCGTGGACTGGACGCTACACGAGTCAAGGCGATTCGATCCCCGTTCGGGCGGCGTCTCTCGACAAAGTACCGCGAGAAGCACGGTCGCCCGCCCGAGAAGACACCGGCGGAAGTTGGCGGCCGTCCGAGGCAGGTGAACGTGTATTACGGCCGGGATCGGCCGCTTTTCGAGGTGACGTGGGCCGAGCACTTTGCCCCAGTTTTCGAGGATGCGTCATGA
- a CDS encoding phage antirepressor KilAC domain-containing protein, protein MTSPGSSRPDVACLLGYRDAYNLTRRLEPSEKGTHQMRTPGGLQPVTLISEPGLYRAVMRSDSAAALDFQMWVLHDVLPSIRRTGSYGAPADDLALPGNYVEALEALLVRERANQALTVENARLVPRAGAWDAIASAVGDYSVGDAAKILSRAGVPTGLQRLFAQLEDIRWVYRGMDGKWRAYAERVEKGFLAEKAQFHHHPATGELVLDAPQVRVTVKGVNKLRQRLHVGALTAVTA, encoded by the coding sequence ATGACGAGCCCTGGTTCGTCGCGGCCCGACGTTGCCTGCCTGTTGGGCTATCGCGACGCCTACAATCTCACGCGCCGTCTGGAGCCTTCCGAGAAGGGTACTCACCAGATGAGGACCCCTGGCGGACTACAACCGGTCACTCTCATCTCGGAACCCGGGCTGTACCGCGCCGTCATGCGCAGCGACTCCGCGGCCGCGCTCGACTTCCAGATGTGGGTCCTGCACGATGTCCTCCCCTCGATCCGTCGGACGGGTTCGTATGGTGCCCCGGCCGACGATCTCGCTTTGCCGGGTAATTATGTGGAGGCGTTGGAGGCGCTCCTTGTCCGGGAGCGGGCGAATCAGGCGCTCACGGTGGAGAACGCCCGGTTGGTTCCGCGTGCGGGCGCGTGGGATGCGATCGCGTCGGCGGTGGGTGACTACAGCGTGGGGGATGCGGCGAAGATCCTGTCCCGGGCGGGGGTTCCGACCGGCCTGCAACGCTTGTTCGCCCAGTTGGAGGACATCCGGTGGGTGTATCGCGGCATGGATGGGAAGTGGCGCGCCTACGCGGAGCGTGTGGAGAAGGGGTTCCTGGCGGAGAAGGCCCAGTTCCACCACCATCCCGCAACCGGGGAACTGGTGTTGGACGCCCCGCAGGTGCGGGTCACCGTGAAAGGCGTGAACAAACTGCGGCAACGTCTCCATGTTGGGGCGCTCACGGCGGTGACCGCATGA
- a CDS encoding helix-turn-helix domain-containing protein, which yields MVTIGNEFNDAVAAELRAERGAKRLTVDQLANNAGMVKGTLLRYLNGQREIPIPALYHISKALGVEPQEVMDRASRRVDQPH from the coding sequence ATGGTAACCATTGGAAATGAGTTCAACGACGCCGTGGCGGCGGAACTCCGCGCCGAACGAGGGGCCAAACGTCTCACCGTGGACCAACTCGCCAACAACGCCGGAATGGTCAAAGGAACGCTGCTCCGATACCTCAACGGGCAGCGGGAAATCCCCATCCCGGCCCTCTATCACATCTCGAAAGCTCTAGGCGTAGAGCCTCAAGAAGTCATGGACAGGGCAAGTCGTCGAGTAGATCAGCCCCACTGA
- a CDS encoding PDDEXK family nuclease produces the protein MTYFDRILDDGTMRERWQEARWPVVGASDAAKLSKASSLPSYLRGKLSRTGFHGNDYTASGHRWEPMMLAWAGIPQNVALVHAPDEPGFAATPDGILELPGGRLRLAECKAKHGRIVNGPTLPEWRQLAWQFLVFPEAEEIEFVWAEIVGGELRTAEPKHLTIPRDHPKITDLTAHLLPIATELLAQLRIALDFERQLA, from the coding sequence GTGACTTACTTCGATCGTATCCTCGACGATGGCACGATGCGCGAGCGGTGGCAGGAGGCGCGCTGGCCGGTGGTTGGCGCGTCCGATGCCGCGAAGCTGTCGAAAGCGTCCTCGCTCCCGTCCTACCTGCGGGGCAAGCTTTCCCGGACGGGCTTCCATGGCAACGACTACACCGCCTCCGGCCACCGGTGGGAGCCGATGATGCTCGCCTGGGCCGGTATCCCGCAGAACGTCGCGCTCGTCCACGCACCCGACGAGCCCGGGTTCGCTGCGACGCCGGACGGGATCCTTGAGCTGCCAGGCGGGCGGCTACGGCTGGCGGAGTGTAAGGCGAAGCACGGGCGGATCGTGAACGGTCCGACGCTGCCCGAGTGGCGGCAGCTCGCGTGGCAGTTCCTCGTGTTTCCCGAGGCCGAGGAGATCGAGTTCGTCTGGGCCGAGATCGTGGGCGGTGAGCTGCGCACGGCCGAGCCGAAGCACCTGACGATCCCGCGGGACCACCCGAAGATCACGGACCTGACCGCCCATCTCCTCCCTATCGCGACCGAGCTGCTGGCGCAGCTGCGCATCGCGCTCGACTTCGAAAGGCAGCTCGCATGA